The following DNA comes from Solea solea chromosome 6, fSolSol10.1, whole genome shotgun sequence.
AAACGGGGGGGAGAAAGAACCCCACATTTTTagtcaatataaaaaaacaactcacttaTGATAATAATTATGTCGATAAAAATAATGTCGCTTCTCTACATAATTTGGTAAGGTGGTCACTAACACATTTTCCTATtcctattatttttttatcactttacagtGATGAAGACAGCGTTGTCTTACCATTTTAGATGTAGTACATCTGAAATGTTCAACTGCTTGTGTTCATGGAGGCTACTGGATAAAAACCTTGGTTTATCCATTTGGCAGAATGCAGCGGAATCTTCAAAAGGCTTATTGGAGCCTCCTTCTGGTCTTAATTGTCATCACCCTTTGTGATATGATTAATTGAATGAATGTCTTCTTCCCCTGATATCAATGACCTCACTCTTTTCTCGTCTACCTGGGTTTTTATAAATTCACATAAATGGTCCCAAAAAGGAGTTGGCTGTAGGCAAGTGGATTTGCTTTAGTTAAGtcgaagatgtttcacctctccgagaggcttcttcagttctgactaactgctagaaaaacatttcagctacacatgaaaacaagcaGGAGAATCCACTTAAGTTGTGTTCTTGTATCCACATAGAACCAGCACTGAaatgctatttttggaaaaaagagTCCCAGAGATGCATTCAAAACACTAGCCTTGCTTTTTTTGTGCATGCAGTTAATGCGCTACTTTGAGAAAACTATGCAATAGTCCCAACTCTCTCATTGTGTCTCTATTTCTGTAATTGTATACTTATTTGAATAaatctttacacacacacacacacacccacaaaacaTGTACTGCTTGCCTCTCTCCGCCAACGTGGTATCATAACTCTTGTCTCCTCCACTGTACTGAGGGTTGAGGAAGTTGCGCCTACTCTTTCACATTTTGCCTTCACGTGGGCAAGAATTCCAGGTGTTATTGCCTCATCTGACACAGTAGACTTCCTCACAGTAGAACGTCAAAGAAGGCATCATGTTCCTTAAGACTCATCTAAAGTCTTAAAGTAAGAAAACCGGTCACGGCTGAGCACTTTTAGACCACAGTGCAGAAAGACTTGACCAGCTGATAGTGTCcttttgttgtaaatgtgtaacATGATTAACGGTCTCTCTTGTTTTCTGCCTGTTTCAGAGACTCCTCGACGAATTCCTTATTGCCAATGCAAGTCAGCCGGAGAGTAAGGTGTTCTACCTCAAAATGAAAGGAGACTACTACAGATATCTGTCCGAGGTGGCCATTGGGGATGATAAGAAGAGTAAGTATtactgtttcttttgttttgtttggttttttaaatTCTGACTGTGTTCTTGAAGGAAGCGGGGTGCTATGAAAACAGAGAGGAGTAGATAAAGGATAGAGGACATGTGAAGCAGCAGTGTCCTCACGAGAGTCACATGGTGGGATTAGAAATGTACATCTGTAACACATTCAAAAGGTTGCATATTAAATGTCCTTTTACCAACGCTTTCGTTGTCAATGGCAAAAGACACTCATTCGGATTTATTGGTAATGTTATCGGTCGTCTTCTTGAATTTTAGCCATTGTCGAGGAAGATGTGACATAATGGAGTTAGCAAAGGACTCTCCTCTCTACTGGGTAGACGAGTCTTAAAAAGCATCTTAAAGTACGAGACACTTGGCGTTTGTCATTGAGGCTAATGTTGAGGATCCCGTTGTCATCCGCGTTGCGTAGGAACGGTGGATCAGTCTCAGCAGGCTTACCAGGGCGCCTTCGACATCAGCAAGACGGAAATGCAGCCGACGCACCCCATCCGGCTGGGCCTGGCCCTCAACTTCTCCGTCTTCTACTACGAAATCCTCAACTCTCCTGAGCAGGCGTGCACTCTGGCCAAACAGGTGGGTGCAGCTTAATCGTATATTTACACCGATACAAAGAAAACGAACTATTTTGATCCGTGaatcactcgctctctctctctctcgctctctctgaaGGCTTTCGATGACGCAATCGCCGAGCTCGACACCTTGAACGAGGACTCGTACAAAGACAGCACGCTGATAATGCAGCTACTAAGGGACAATCTCACTGTAAGTAAACACTCTGACGCACCAGACATGATCTGGGAATAAGATCATCCTATAAAGTGAGAGAAAATACAGCAGATGGCTCGTAGGACAAACACATGTGGTATATAACAAAAGCATGACGtgggatttagtggcatctagagGTGAAGTTGCATATTGCAGTCAACTgataacccttttttttttgttttacctcaCACTCCATCTCGAGTGTACATGAGAACCTACAGTAGCCTTAACGTAGCGTAGATAAATTAATGAACCATAATTAAAGTTGTTGATGGGATCCCCCTAAATCGTTCACAGTGAACCTTCGGCTAATAGTTAACTGTAGTAACCACATGCAGTAGTTGTCGTATTCTGCGCTTTGTTTTCATCACTCATTAACAGCGTCACAATCCGCCATAAAACACCCAGAAGTcgattattatttgtgttatctCAAGTCCAGTGAACCAAACGACGACACAGATCATTTCTTTACGCTAGAGCCGGTCAacctttttaagaaaaaattCTAAATACATCGATAGGATATCTATAAGTTGTACAAACGCACTAAGAAAACTAAGAAAGgatgtttattttctgctcATAGAacaattttattaaaatattcagTAGCAACAATCAGTCTTGAATTATGACATTTGCAactaatgaatattttcatcgTCGCTCAGTGGGTTTAGTTTATTGTCCCCGAGGAGCAAAGGAAACGGAACACGTTCACATTTCATAAGCTGAAATTACAGAACTCGtgtattatgtttgtttgtttgtttgtttttattaactgaTAAATGGGACATTTTATGGTGAAATGGACTAGTTCTTGATATGATTTTCACTGTCAGTACAAAGTTGACGTCTCCGTTTGTCTCTTTCTGTGCAGCTGTGGACATCAGAAAACCAAGGAGATGAGGCCGAAACCGGCGATGGAGAGAACTAGAGCGCACTTCACTGTTAACCCATCCccactctcttcctcttccttttatctctcttcctctttcttctcttcttcctctcttcgTACACATAAACAGCCCATTCATTCCCTCGTCCCACTTGTTCAAGCCCAGCCTCCCAACTTCCCTTCTGTATAACCAGCAGCATGAATAGTACCTGACCTTCAcaaatgaatttgaaaaaataaaaagacctGAAGACCTCTCCCACCTTCCCTCCATCAATCATGGCACTCCAGTGCCAGCCAGCACGCCACAGCCACTGGCTGGCCTTGTCTTATAACAAGCACGGAGGGTTTTAATCCACTCCcataaaattatgtttttagtCTAGTTTTTAATCTCTCGCCTCtattcctttctttttcttcccccccccccccaccccactccTCCTCCCTAACATCTCAGTAtgttctctccccctcttttgCGAGATCATGGATTTACATAGTTGTTCATCCCTTATTTTTGTCCTTCTGGCTATTAGTGTACTGGCAAAAAAAACTGGCTGGTTTTATTCcactttaaacaacaacaacaaaaaacgttATTAAACTGTCCGTTTATTTCCAACAAACACTGTGATGCTTAGTTTTTCCTCCACCTCGCCACCAAATTCTCCTTTAATGGCAGACGGGAAACTGAGCTGGGCATGTTTGAACAGCAGTGCGATTCTGCTGAGGTTTATACAGAAGGGTCCTCCAACAAGGCTGTATTGTGACACTGACAAATCTAAAAACTCAAGTGTTTATACATGCTGTGTAATCAAACACTCGATGTTCTCTTTTACTTTCTAACCGAGACCGCCACTTTGCATATTACCAATCTTCAGgagctaaataaaaaaagtttgattcggaaaaataactaaaacattttttttttttttttttaaataaaaaaaaaaacaacatacatttcATCTTTCACAACAAACGGGACCTGCCTGCCTCTGGGGATCCACCTGCTGTCACCGGGTGCTGTTGAATAACTGTGCTGCTGTCCCTGAAGTTAATTCCTTAAGAAAACATTCATTTCCCTTGGTGACTGCTTTTCCTCGTTGTGAGTCTGGAAGTGAGACGGAGACAAATCAaatttttgtctttattctgGTTTTTTCTTTGGGAAATTGTAAAACACCTTTGGAGCTCGGCTTCTcagaaatctgtatttttgCAAACGGCCAACAtctgccttcttttttttgctcctccCTGTCATAGCTTGTCTAGAGTCAAGTCTAGAGGTTTCCACTCGCTGTTGTGTGACCTGCCAACAAGGATGCTTACTTGCCTACTTGTATCGGCATCTAAATCTACCACCGGCATCATAGTGGGAATTATACACCCTGTGGTCCGTTACCGTGGCAGTGAGGCCTGGTACTGATGCTTCTTTCTGACAATATGATCTTACAACCAGCCAAATAATCGCAAAGGGTTCATTTAGTAG
Coding sequences within:
- the ywhaba gene encoding 14-3-3 protein beta/alpha-A, with translation MDKNDLVQKAKLAEQAERYDDMAAAMKAVTEQSSELSNEERNLLSVAYKNVVGARRSSWRVISSIEHKAEEKKKQMASEYRLKIENELREICEDVLRLLDEFLIANASQPESKVFYLKMKGDYYRYLSEVAIGDDKKRTVDQSQQAYQGAFDISKTEMQPTHPIRLGLALNFSVFYYEILNSPEQACTLAKQAFDDAIAELDTLNEDSYKDSTLIMQLLRDNLTLWTSENQGDEAETGDGEN